One stretch of Bombus vancouverensis nearcticus chromosome 16, iyBomVanc1_principal, whole genome shotgun sequence DNA includes these proteins:
- the Vps33B gene encoding vacuolar protein sorting 33B yields the protein MDITLDDRLNVLQQISQRKLVEILDAIPGTKDLVIEQKLMKILDSFVGVSVLKRYGVEKIYKMEQGLKLSNSQHIFLVSSDLIACKRVLDQIQSEIPSNIKPHVQPYHHILITPSVPTVLNSIIEEEGLSGLVTLQTLSWEFIRLDGNILSLENCMFIDLYYHKDTTLLPALGRSLWSLQLILGSPKLTLSFGKYSQQMFKIMESMKHCLGSSNIENEIGALIIMDRNYDLVTPLLTPVTYAGLLHEVVEINVGTGILGKSQVKLDPDKDQIYGEVRDTPCSEVFPILHGKAKSLKLEQNAIQTMKLSEMERYVATRLQKTRDLTRQLAFHISACQLIADTLSSDFQTLQKIEKCMLECRERKECLSHIERYVDDHPLRTLRLLCLLSITSDGITQNELDSIQKLYLHAHGYKHIPLFYKLHSIGLLKYRSENILHKLPNWNSEWNNNAQKLKLLPSYYKQMEQKSRSCASYVFNNVYVPLIAQILNIVVNQEKDTKSLDELTNLSNCVISGQRGSLLPKMVVICIIGGITYAEITACRFIEKSTGIRLVLTSDNIITGNKLLEKVQDI from the exons aTGGACATCACGTTGGATGATAGATTGAATGTATTACAACAAATAAGTCAACGAAAACTTGTTGAAATACTGGACGCGATTCCCGGAACCAAAGACTTAGTGATAGAGCAGAAACTTATGAAAATTTTGGACAGTTTTGTAGGAGTTTCTGTACTCaa acGTTATGGCGTTGAAAAGATTTATAAAATGGAGCAAGGCTTGAAGCTTTCAAATTCTCAACACATCTTTTTGGTTTCAAGTGATTTGATTGCTTGCAAAAGGGTACTAGATCAAATACAGTCAGAAATTCCTTCAAATATTAAACCACATGTACAACCATATCATCATATTCTAATTACTCCATCTGTACCCACTGTTCTTAATTCAATAATCGAAGAAGAAg GATTATCTGGATTAGTTACATTACAAACATTATCTTGGGAATTTATAAGATTAGATGGGAACATCTTATCTTTAGAAAACTGTATGTTTATTGATCTTTACTATCACAAAGATACTACATTACTGCCAGCATTAGGACGTAGCTTATGGTCACTGCAACTTATACTTGGTTCACCCAAATTGACACTTTCCTTTGGAAAGTATAGTCAGCAAATGTTCAAAATTATGGAGTCAATGAAACACTGTTTAGGCTCCTCtaatatagaaaatgaaataggAGCTTTAATTATAATGGACAGGAATTATGATTTAGTTACGCCACTTTTAACCCCTGTAACTTACGCTGGATTATTACACGAAGTAGTGGAAATAAATGTTGGTACAGGTATTTTGGGCAAATCTCAAGTTAAGCTAGATCCAGATAAAGATCAAATTTATGGGGAAGTAAGAGATACACCATGCAGCGAAGTTTTTCCAATTTTACATGGGAAAGCGAAATCTTTAAAAT TGGAACAGAATGCGATACAAACAATGAAGTTATCCGAAATGGAAAGATATGTAGCGACGAGATTACAAAAAACTAGAGATCTAACGCGACAACTTGCTTTTCATATTTCTGCTTGCCAGCTAATAGCAGACACATTAAGTTCTGACTTTCAAACCTTGCAAAAAATAGAGAAATGTATGCTTGAGTGCAGAGAGAGGAAAGAGTGTTTGAGTCATATTGAGAGATATGTAG ACGATCATCCACTAAGAACCTTAcgtttattatgtttattatcGATTACAAGCGATGGAATTACCCAAAATGAACTGGATTCTATACAAAAACTTTATCTTCATGCTCACGGTTATAAACACATaccgttattttataaattgcaTAGTATAGGTTTATTGAAGTATAGGtcagaaaatattttacacaAATTACCAAATTGGAACAGTGAATGGAATAATAATGCACAGAAGTTAAAGCTGTTACCCAGTTACTACAAGCAAATGGAGCAAAAAAGCCGTTCGTGTGCAAGTTACGTATTCAATAATGTTTACGTACCACTAATC gctcaaatattaaatattgttgtGAATCAAGAAAAGGATACTAAGAGTCttgacgaattaacaaattTATCAAACTGCGTCATAAGTGGCCAACGTGGTTCATTATTACCAAAAATGGTAGTGATATGTATCATTGGTGGTATTACCTATGCCGAAATAACTGCTTGCCGGTTTATAGAAAAATCGACTGGGATTCGACTTGTACTAACCTCGGATAATATAATAACAGGTAATAAATTGCTGGAGAAGGTGCAAGATATATGA
- the eIF3c gene encoding eukaryotic translation initiation factor 3 subunit C: MSRFFATGSDSESDSASEEEQVQRAPTTAFTFSDEEEETKRVVRSTKEKRYEEIANLIKLIRNYKKIKDMSSMLSSFEDLMRAYQKALPVIAKEEGGQTPRFYIRCLVEMEDFINEVWEDREGRKNMSKNNSKSLTSLRQKLRKYNKDFEEDIAKFRENPDQDDDEEEEKPEEVIESEEEEDSAVPFKKAGSEASEPDTSKFKKSIADGEEGSESESDWGSSSDSESTSSEDEGQYQNIRERFIKKVTDKEEEEDKTKRKEQRKERKEKERKKKKDEDDEEGEWETVKGGVAIPSEKPKMFAKDAEINVAAVLKKLSEIIAARGKKRTDRREQIELLHELQSIADTHNLGPAVAVKIKFSIVSSIFDYNPKVSDAMKPEYWSKILERITEMLDMLLNTKDMVIAEVVSEDAEEYETPPYKIHGCVLTLVERLDEEFTKLLKECDPHSNEYVERLKDEKQVSMIIDKVQEYLERQGTVSELCRVYLRKIEHLYYKFDPNVLKQKEGELGLDVATSVQVMEKLCKYVYAHDGTDRLRTRAILSHVYHHALHDNWFQARDLILMSHLQETIQHSDPATQILYNRTIAHLGLCAFRHANIKDAHNCLVDLMVTGKVKELLAQGLLPQRQHERSKEQEKIEKQRQMPFHMHINLELLECVYLVSAMLIEIPYMAAHEFDARRRMISKTFYQQLRSSERQSLVGPPESMREHVVAAAKAMRNGNWLACNNFIINEKMNAKVWDLFYQADKVRDMLTRLIKEEALRTYLFTYSHVYDSISMPKLAEMFQLKRPVVHSIISKMIINEELMASLDDPTETVVMHRSEPSRLQSLALQLTDKVNNFVDSNERIFEMKQGNFFSRGNQGNFRDRQNYNRQGQDWGRQRRDRDRDRNREENRNY, translated from the exons ATGAGTCGTTTCTTTGCTACTGGATCAGATTCTGAATCTGATAGTGCTTCCGAGGAGGAGCAGGTTCAACGAGCACCGACTACAGCTTTTACT TTCagtgatgaagaagaagaaactaagAGGGTTGTACGATCAACCAAAGAAAAAAGATACGAAGAGATTGCAAATCTCATCAAGCtcataagaaattataaaaagatcAAAGATATGAGTAGCATGTTGTCCA GTTTCGAGGATTTAATGCGTGCTTATCAAAAAGCTCTGCCTGTAATAGCAAAGGAAGAAGGTGGTCAAACACCACGTTTTTACATCAGATGTTTAGTAGAAATGGAAGATTTTATCAATGAAGTATGGGAAGATCGTGAGGGTCGTAAAAATATGTCAAAAAACAATTCAAAGTCATTGACTTCATTGCGTCAGAAACTgcgtaaatataataaagattttGAAGAAGATATAGCAAAATTCAGAGAAAATCCAGATCAGGATGATGATGAGGAGGAAGAAAAAC CTGAGGAAGTTATAGAATctgaggaagaggaggacagtGCAGTTCCTTTCAAAAAGGCTGGATCAGAAGCAAGTGAACCAGATACTTCTAAATTTAAG AAAAGCATAGCTGATGGAGAAGAAGGTAGTGAAAGTGAATCTGACTGGGGTAGTTCTTCAGATAGCGAGAGTACAAGTAGTGAGGATGAAGGTCAATATCAAAATATACGTGAACGGTTTATCAAAAA AGTGACAgataaagaggaagaagaagacaaGACAAAACGAAAGGAACAGCGAAAGGAACGTAAAGAAAAGGaacggaaaaagaagaaagatgaaGACGACGAAGAAGGTGAATGGGAAACTGTCAAAGGCGGTGTAGCCATTCCATCCGAAAAGCCGAAAATGTTTGCGAAGGATGCAGAAATTAATGTTGCTGCTGTGTTGAAGAAACTTTCTGAGATCATCGCGGCTCGCGGTAAAAAACGTACCGATCGAAGGGAACAAATTGAACTTTTACACGAACTGCAATCCATAGCCGATACTCATAATCTTGGACCAGCAGTAGCtgtaaaaatcaaattttctatCGTGTCCTCTATTTTCGATTACAACCCAAAAGTATCAGATGCAATGAAACCTGAATATTGGTCAAA GATACTAGAACGTATCACAGAAATGCTTGATATGCTTTTGAACACGAAAGATATGGTTATCGCTGAAGTGGTATCTGAGGATGCAGAAGAGTACGAAACTCCGCCTTATAAAATACATGGATGTGTGCTAACGTTAGTAGAACGTTTAGATGAGGAATTTACTAAGTTATTAAAGGAATGCGATCCACACAGTAATGAATATGTAGAaag GTTGAAAGATGAGAAACAAGTGTCCATGATAATAGATAAAGTTCAAGAATATTTAGAAAGGCAAGGCACAGTTTCTGAACTTTGCCGCGTATACCTACGTAAAATTGAACATCTATATTATAAATTTGATCCAAATGTTCTTAAACAAAAAGAA GGAGAACTTGGTCTAGACGTTGCAACATCTGTGCAAGTTATGGAGAAGCTTTGTAAATACGTTTATGCTCATGACGGGACAGACAGACTTAGAACTCGTGCGATTCTTTCTCATGTTTATCATCATGCTCTTCACGATAACTGGTTTCAAGCACGTGATCTTATTCTGATGTCCCATTTACAAGAAACCATTCAGCATTCCGATCCAGCTACACAA ATTTTATACAACAGAACTATTGCTCATCTGGGTTTATGTGCATTCCGTCACGCGAATATTAAAGACGCACACAATTGTTTAGTTGATTTAATGGTGACTGGTAAAGTAAAGGAACTCTTGGCACAAGGTCTTCTTCCTCAAAGACAACATGAACGGAGcaaagaacaagaaaaaatcGAAAAACAAAGGCAAATGCCATTCCATATGCATATCAATTTGGAACTCCTTGAGTGTGTTTATTTAGTTTCTGCCATGCTCATTGAAATTCCGTACATGGCTGCACATGAATTTGATGCGAGGAGAAGAATGATTTCCAAGACATTTTATCAACAGTTGAGATCAAGTGAACGTCAGTCTTTGGTTGGACCTCCAGAATCTATGAGAGAACACGTTGTCGCGGCGGCAAAAGCGATGCGCAATGGAAATTGGTTGGCTTGcaataattttatcattaacGAAAAAATGAATGCTAAAGTTTGGGACCTCTTTTACCAAGCGGACAAAGTTCGTGACATGCTCACAAGATTAATCAAAGAAGAGGCTTTAAGAACGTACTTGTTCACGTATTCCCACGTCTATGATTCGATTTCTATGCCAAAATTGGCAGAGATGTTTCAACTGAAGCGACCTGTTGTTCATTCCATCATTAGTAAAATGATTATCAACGAGGAACTTATGGCATCTTTGGATGATCCAACAGAAACGGTTGTGATGCATCGCAGCGAACCAAGCCGTTTACAATCTCTAGCATTGCAGCTTACCGATAAAGTAAACAACTTCGTGGATTCTAATGAACGTATTTTCGAAATGAAACAAG GAAACTTCTTCTCAAGAGGAAATCAAGGAAACTTCCGTGATAGGCAAAATTATAATCGACAGGGACAAGATTGGGGCCGTCAGAGACGGGACCGTGATCGGGATCGTAATCGAGAAGAAAatcgaaattattaa
- the LOC117154571 gene encoding uncharacterized protein LOC117154571, translating to MGNQATRGGHVSTKKADAVVHVGDNANANNLSKSSSGTELESNSHMQFFPIESLAKILSHLTHEQERINGITISIFQCYLFPNYPELGEKLFNYLHHAANVNTTHLSANSFKQQAEKFLSVMSDQTVLENYVKMYSDIKGDGSINPDGLKALLNISYNIAMDSSGTSPCIYKGQIIDSAVSSCFHGKHTLSVSYVSNWIWQHCPRLIYGPHRYIIHVLTTAYRNGKALLSKEQPQPHLEIPTPILEQPDSLCFPQVLLPMSYVWLLSSTLPECYLQTDDSPKDVTHALIAKRMGNVCPRHWTLLYNSSEHGTGANRFLYHVLGYRGPTLLFIRIVNPDGDTSRPTYCICSAIEWRESHLYWGDEDSMGIELFPSYRVIEKGAKVLYLNTGIRGYPHGLRFGSNPRSPYISIDESFHSVSIAGAPYPIASLEVWGCGDMKLRERQLEIKKWQVKEAEKQRTVKLTARDWKDHPDRYLLELAGRASYNESNK from the exons ATGGGTAATCAAGCAACACGTGGTGGACATGTATCCACCAAGAAGGCTGATGCTGTGGTTCATGTTGGTGATAATGCAAACGCAAACAATCTTTCGAAAAGTTCCTCAGGGACCGAATTAGAAAGTAATTCGCACATGCAGTTCTTTCCAATTGAAAGTCTAGCGAAG ATTTTGTCTCATTTAACTCACGAACAGGAACGTATAAATGGGATAACAATATCTATATTTCAATGCTATCTCTTCCCCAATTATCCAGAGTTAGGtgaaaaattattcaattatctCCATCATGCTGCCAATGTTAATACTACGCACTTGAGTGCCAATTCTTTCAAACAACAAGCAGAGAAGTTCCTCTCTGTAATGAGCGATCAAACTGTATTAGAGAATTATGTGAAGATGTATTCTGATATAAAAGGAGATGGAAGCATAAATCCTGATGGATTGAAGGCTTTATTGAACATTTCTTATAATATTGCTATGGATAGTAGCGGAACCTCTCCCTGTATTTATAAAGGTCAAATAATTGATTCAGCTGTATCATCGTGT TTTCATGGCAAACATACTTTGTCTGTGAGTTATGTGAGCAACTGGATCTGGCAACATTGTCCACGTCTAATATATGGCCCTCATCGATATATAATACATGTACTAACAACTGCTTACAGAAATGGTAAAGCTCTTTTATCCAAAGAACAACCACAACCACATTTGGAGATACCAACACCTATATTGGAGCAACCAGATTCTTTATGTTTTCCACAAGTTTTGTTACCTATGAGCTACGTGTGGTTATTATCAAGCACACTACCCGAATGTTATCTTCAG ACAGATGATTCACCAAAAGATGTTACTCATGCACTCATAGCTAAAAGAATGGGCAATGTGTGTCCTAGACACTGGACATTATTGTACAATAGCTCAGAACATGGAACAGGAGCTAATCGATTTCTTTACCATGTATTAGGGTACAGAGGACCCACTCTTTTATTCATACGGATTGTTAATCCAGATGGAGATACTTCGCGTCCTACATACTGCATATGTTCAGCGATAGAATGGCGTGAAAGTCATCTGTATTGGGGTGATGAAGATTCGATGGGCATTGAATTGTTTCCTTCATATAGGGTTATTGAAAAAGGAGCTAAAGTGTTATACTTGAATACTGGTATCAGAGGTTATCCTCATGGATTACGGTTCGGAAGTAATCCTCGCTCGCCGTATATTAGTATAGATGAATCATTCCATTCAGTTAGTATAGCAGGTGCACCTTATCCGATTGCTAGCTTAGAAGTTTGGGGTTGTGGAGATATGAAATTAag ggAACGtcaattggaaattaaaaagtGGCAAGTGAAGGAAGCAGAAAAGCAGAGGACCGTTAAACTGACTGCTAGAGATTGGAAAGATCATCCTGATCGTTACTTACTTGAATTGGCGGGTAGGGCATCCTACAACGAATCAAATAAATAG
- the Tpr2 gene encoding tetratricopeptide repeat protein 2 isoform X1, whose translation MSTIKECSKLAKMQTAKELYGGKQYKEALKEYSELIELYPNTPQLYTNRAACYMMLNKYPLALKDAKKCIELDPKVYKAYVRIIKCCLILGDIVQAETTLSKLLEIDPENIGITTEKKDLEYVKKFLKDADAAYNAKDYRKVVYCMDRCCDVSNRCTRFKLTKAECLVFLGRYQEAQEIANDILHLDKQNADAIYVRAMCLYFQDNIDRAFAHFQQVLRLAPDHAKALEIYKRAKNLKKKKEEGNAAYEMEQYLKAYQLYTEALTIDPQNIVTNAKLHFNKATVAAKLNRLNESVTECTEALKLDEKYLKALLRRAASYMELKEYEKAVRDLEKVYKMDKSSDNKRLLMEAKLALKKSKRKDYYKILGIDKNASTDDIKKAYRKRAMVHHPDRHPNATEGEKKEQEKKFKEVGEAYGILSDPKKRSRYDSGHDIDDAEGGFQGSHNIDPNVVFQTFFQHDGYQFRTDGYTFHFG comes from the exons ATGTCTACTATTAAAGA ATGTTCCAAACTTGCAAAAATGCAAACTGCCAAAGAACTTTATGGTGGAAAACAATACAAGGAAGCATTAAAAGAGTACAGTGAACTTATTG AATTATACCCAAATACACCACAACTTTATACAAACAGAGCTGCATGTTACATGATGCTTAACAAATATCCTCTTGCCTTGAAAGATGCAAAGAAATGTATTGAATTGGATCCAAAAGTATACAAA GCTTATGTAAGAATTATAAAATGTTGTCTGATTTTGGGTGACATAGTTCAAGCTGAGACTACTTTATCCAAGTTATTAGAGATTGATCCCGAGAATATAGGCATTACCACAGAGAAAAAAGACTTAGAATATGTGAAAAAATTTCTTAAGGATGCAGATGCTGCATATAATGCTAAAGATTATCGTAAG GTTGTATATTGTATGGATCGTTGTTGTGATGTGAGTAATCGTTGCACAAGATTTAAATTAACTAAAGCAGAATGTTTGGTATTCTTGGGGAGGTACCAGGAAGCACAGGAAATAGCAAA TGATATCTTACATCTTGATAAGCAAAATGCAGATGCTATATATGTTCGTGCTATGTGCCTATATTTCCAAGATAATATTGACAGAGCATTTGCACATTTCCAACAAGTACTTAGATTGGCTCCAGACCATGCTAAAGCATTAGAAATATATAAGCGAGCtaagaatttgaaaaaaaaaaaggaagaaggcaATGCTGCTTATGAAATGGAACAATATTTGAAAGCATATCAATTATATACAGAAGCTTTGACTATAGATCCTCAAAATATAGTAACAAATGCAAAACTCCATTTTAATAAAGCAACGGTCGCAGCAAAG TTAAATCGATTAAATGAATCGGTAACAGAATGTACGGAAGCACTGAAACTCGATGAAAAGTATCTTAAAGCACTCTTGAGAAGAGCAGCTTCTTATATGGAGCTCAAAGAATATGAAAAAGCTGTTCGTGATCTCGAAAAAGTGTATAAAATGGATAAAAGTTCAG ATAACAAACGATTGTTAATGGAAGCTAAGTTGGCGTTAAAAAAATCAAAGAGGAAAGATTACTACAAGATTTTAGGTATTGATAAGAATGCATCTACTGATGATATCAAAAAAGCATATAGGAAACGAGCGATGGTACATCATCCTG ACCGACATCCTAACGCAACggaaggagaaaagaaagaacaagaaaagaagtttaAGGAAGTTGGAGAAGCCTATGGTATTCTATCTGATCCTAAGAAACGGTCGCGTTACGATAGTGGACACGACATTGATGATGCTGAAGGTGGATTCCAAGGTTCGCACA ATATCGATCCAAATGTAGTGTTTCAAACATTCTTTCAACATGATGGTTATCAATTTCGTACAGACGGTTATACTTTCCACTTTGGTTAA
- the Tpr2 gene encoding tetratricopeptide repeat protein 2 isoform X3 has product MQTAKELYGGKQYKEALKEYSELIELYPNTPQLYTNRAACYMMLNKYPLALKDAKKCIELDPKVYKAYVRIIKCCLILGDIVQAETTLSKLLEIDPENIGITTEKKDLEYVKKFLKDADAAYNAKDYRKVVYCMDRCCDVSNRCTRFKLTKAECLVFLGRYQEAQEIANDILHLDKQNADAIYVRAMCLYFQDNIDRAFAHFQQVLRLAPDHAKALEIYKRAKNLKKKKEEGNAAYEMEQYLKAYQLYTEALTIDPQNIVTNAKLHFNKATVAAKLNRLNESVTECTEALKLDEKYLKALLRRAASYMELKEYEKAVRDLEKVYKMDKSSDNKRLLMEAKLALKKSKRKDYYKILGIDKNASTDDIKKAYRKRAMVHHPDRHPNATEGEKKEQEKKFKEVGEAYGILSDPKKRSRYDSGHDIDDAEGGFQGSHNIDPNVVFQTFFQHDGYQFRTDGYTFHFG; this is encoded by the exons ATGCAAACTGCCAAAGAACTTTATGGTGGAAAACAATACAAGGAAGCATTAAAAGAGTACAGTGAACTTATTG AATTATACCCAAATACACCACAACTTTATACAAACAGAGCTGCATGTTACATGATGCTTAACAAATATCCTCTTGCCTTGAAAGATGCAAAGAAATGTATTGAATTGGATCCAAAAGTATACAAA GCTTATGTAAGAATTATAAAATGTTGTCTGATTTTGGGTGACATAGTTCAAGCTGAGACTACTTTATCCAAGTTATTAGAGATTGATCCCGAGAATATAGGCATTACCACAGAGAAAAAAGACTTAGAATATGTGAAAAAATTTCTTAAGGATGCAGATGCTGCATATAATGCTAAAGATTATCGTAAG GTTGTATATTGTATGGATCGTTGTTGTGATGTGAGTAATCGTTGCACAAGATTTAAATTAACTAAAGCAGAATGTTTGGTATTCTTGGGGAGGTACCAGGAAGCACAGGAAATAGCAAA TGATATCTTACATCTTGATAAGCAAAATGCAGATGCTATATATGTTCGTGCTATGTGCCTATATTTCCAAGATAATATTGACAGAGCATTTGCACATTTCCAACAAGTACTTAGATTGGCTCCAGACCATGCTAAAGCATTAGAAATATATAAGCGAGCtaagaatttgaaaaaaaaaaaggaagaaggcaATGCTGCTTATGAAATGGAACAATATTTGAAAGCATATCAATTATATACAGAAGCTTTGACTATAGATCCTCAAAATATAGTAACAAATGCAAAACTCCATTTTAATAAAGCAACGGTCGCAGCAAAG TTAAATCGATTAAATGAATCGGTAACAGAATGTACGGAAGCACTGAAACTCGATGAAAAGTATCTTAAAGCACTCTTGAGAAGAGCAGCTTCTTATATGGAGCTCAAAGAATATGAAAAAGCTGTTCGTGATCTCGAAAAAGTGTATAAAATGGATAAAAGTTCAG ATAACAAACGATTGTTAATGGAAGCTAAGTTGGCGTTAAAAAAATCAAAGAGGAAAGATTACTACAAGATTTTAGGTATTGATAAGAATGCATCTACTGATGATATCAAAAAAGCATATAGGAAACGAGCGATGGTACATCATCCTG ACCGACATCCTAACGCAACggaaggagaaaagaaagaacaagaaaagaagtttaAGGAAGTTGGAGAAGCCTATGGTATTCTATCTGATCCTAAGAAACGGTCGCGTTACGATAGTGGACACGACATTGATGATGCTGAAGGTGGATTCCAAGGTTCGCACA ATATCGATCCAAATGTAGTGTTTCAAACATTCTTTCAACATGATGGTTATCAATTTCGTACAGACGGTTATACTTTCCACTTTGGTTAA
- the Tpr2 gene encoding tetratricopeptide repeat protein 2 isoform X2, whose product MSTIKECSKLAKMQTAKELYGGKQYKEALKEYSELIELYPNTPQLYTNRAACYMMLNKYPLALKDAKKCIELDPKVYKAYVRIIKCCLILGDIVQAETTLSKLLEIDPENIGITTEKKDLEYVKKFLKDADAAYNAKDYRKVVYCMDRCCDVSNRCTRFKLTKAECLVFLGRYQEAQEIANDILHLDKQNADAIYVRAMCLYFQDNIDRAFAHFQQVLRLAPDHAKALEIYKRAKNLKKKKEEGNAAYEMEQYLKAYQLYTEALTIDPQNIVTNAKLHFNKATVAAKLNRLNESVTECTEALKLDEKYLKALLRRAASYMELKEYEKAVRDLEKVYKMDKSSDNKRLLMEAKLALKKSKRKDYYKILGIDKNASTDDIKKAYRKRAMVHHPDRHPNATEGEKKEQEKKFKEVGEAYGILSDPKKRSRYDSGHDIDDAEGGFQDIDPNVVFQTFFQHDGYQFRTDGYTFHFG is encoded by the exons ATGTCTACTATTAAAGA ATGTTCCAAACTTGCAAAAATGCAAACTGCCAAAGAACTTTATGGTGGAAAACAATACAAGGAAGCATTAAAAGAGTACAGTGAACTTATTG AATTATACCCAAATACACCACAACTTTATACAAACAGAGCTGCATGTTACATGATGCTTAACAAATATCCTCTTGCCTTGAAAGATGCAAAGAAATGTATTGAATTGGATCCAAAAGTATACAAA GCTTATGTAAGAATTATAAAATGTTGTCTGATTTTGGGTGACATAGTTCAAGCTGAGACTACTTTATCCAAGTTATTAGAGATTGATCCCGAGAATATAGGCATTACCACAGAGAAAAAAGACTTAGAATATGTGAAAAAATTTCTTAAGGATGCAGATGCTGCATATAATGCTAAAGATTATCGTAAG GTTGTATATTGTATGGATCGTTGTTGTGATGTGAGTAATCGTTGCACAAGATTTAAATTAACTAAAGCAGAATGTTTGGTATTCTTGGGGAGGTACCAGGAAGCACAGGAAATAGCAAA TGATATCTTACATCTTGATAAGCAAAATGCAGATGCTATATATGTTCGTGCTATGTGCCTATATTTCCAAGATAATATTGACAGAGCATTTGCACATTTCCAACAAGTACTTAGATTGGCTCCAGACCATGCTAAAGCATTAGAAATATATAAGCGAGCtaagaatttgaaaaaaaaaaaggaagaaggcaATGCTGCTTATGAAATGGAACAATATTTGAAAGCATATCAATTATATACAGAAGCTTTGACTATAGATCCTCAAAATATAGTAACAAATGCAAAACTCCATTTTAATAAAGCAACGGTCGCAGCAAAG TTAAATCGATTAAATGAATCGGTAACAGAATGTACGGAAGCACTGAAACTCGATGAAAAGTATCTTAAAGCACTCTTGAGAAGAGCAGCTTCTTATATGGAGCTCAAAGAATATGAAAAAGCTGTTCGTGATCTCGAAAAAGTGTATAAAATGGATAAAAGTTCAG ATAACAAACGATTGTTAATGGAAGCTAAGTTGGCGTTAAAAAAATCAAAGAGGAAAGATTACTACAAGATTTTAGGTATTGATAAGAATGCATCTACTGATGATATCAAAAAAGCATATAGGAAACGAGCGATGGTACATCATCCTG ACCGACATCCTAACGCAACggaaggagaaaagaaagaacaagaaaagaagtttaAGGAAGTTGGAGAAGCCTATGGTATTCTATCTGATCCTAAGAAACGGTCGCGTTACGATAGTGGACACGACATTGATGATGCTGAAGGTGGATTCCAAG ATATCGATCCAAATGTAGTGTTTCAAACATTCTTTCAACATGATGGTTATCAATTTCGTACAGACGGTTATACTTTCCACTTTGGTTAA